One region of Mucilaginibacter gotjawali genomic DNA includes:
- a CDS encoding ImuA family protein, translating to MPDTKRDIVSRLQKDILQWEGYRPPPDGTRDLMGLGPVEATFPNGVFPLGAIHELVCGNTEQATASGGFITGLLSVLMQNGGVCVWIGLSGNLYPSALKAFGVDPDKVIFINLLKDKDVLWAMEESLKCGGLAAVIGELREIDFKQSRRLQLAVEQSRVTGFILRNQSDKIGSTACVARWKIKPLPSEPVDGLPGLGFPRWQVELLRVRNGQQGKWIIEWSDGKFAPVSEPVIKQQELMAG from the coding sequence ATGCCTGATACTAAAAGAGACATTGTAAGCCGGTTGCAAAAGGACATTTTGCAATGGGAAGGCTACAGGCCTCCGCCTGACGGCACAAGGGATTTAATGGGCCTGGGCCCGGTAGAAGCGACTTTTCCAAATGGTGTCTTTCCTTTAGGGGCTATTCATGAACTGGTATGCGGCAATACCGAACAGGCCACAGCCAGCGGCGGTTTTATAACCGGTTTACTTTCGGTACTGATGCAAAATGGCGGCGTTTGTGTATGGATCGGCCTTTCGGGGAATTTATACCCTTCGGCCTTAAAAGCTTTTGGTGTTGATCCGGATAAGGTGATCTTCATTAATCTTTTAAAAGATAAGGATGTGTTATGGGCGATGGAAGAATCGCTGAAATGTGGCGGCCTGGCGGCGGTTATTGGCGAACTGCGGGAAATTGATTTTAAACAATCGCGCCGCTTGCAACTGGCGGTTGAGCAGAGCCGGGTAACGGGTTTTATCTTACGTAATCAGTCTGATAAAATCGGCTCAACCGCTTGTGTCGCCAGGTGGAAAATAAAACCGTTGCCAAGTGAGCCGGTTGACGGTTTGCCGGGCCTGGGTTTCCCGCGCTGGCAGGTAGAGCTGCTGCGGGTGCGCAACGGGCAACAAGGTAAATGGATCATCGAATGGTCTGACGGTAAATTTGCGCCTGTAAGTGAACCGGTTATTAAACAACAAGAATTAATGGCAGGGTAA
- a CDS encoding hybrid sensor histidine kinase/response regulator transcription factor, with the protein MRFKIYAVLILYILIQQKVSAQNPVYQFSHLDITDGLSINQVSSIYKDSKGFMWFGTIAGLNRYDGYKFKVFKHSAGDPSSLSDNSVGAIFEGPERKLWIKTNSGLCVYNPVTEKFSNVIVYELTKYNVLTDQVTTIRKDKEGNFWFLTNDRGLYCYHPKNNSTAFFSSAANSSVKLHSNIVTDVVEDSHGLFWLIYSDGVIDQFDIHKNKIISSSGILAKANNKRYEVYSGTFDNNSNLWICAAGSPIGVYRYHTNTGTLDHFNTESADIKLNYNVINNIILSDDNKIWIGTDHGGINLYDPVSNSIQYLLNREDDAKSLKGNTVELYKDNTGIIWAGTFKQGVSYYHKSIIQFPLVRKFLSDNKSLPFEDVDCFADDANGNLWIGTNGGGLINYNSVTKKYTQFKHNPNDANSLTNDVVIRLCIDHEHKLWIGTYFGGLDCFDGNKFTHYRHNDNIPSSISDDRVYTIIEDSSNKLWVGTFAGSINIFNRETNSFLHPNYQMLSNYTAVIYEDKQKNIWIGRDKGLDFIEKGKNKAKHYFNQPKNPNSLVANDVNCIIQDKEGLFWIGTKGGLSVFNTQTNEFHNLDETKGLPGNNVLNVLEDKDGSIWISTKNGLARINYVQTGNSYKFQINKFDEFDGLQGKEFNACAAFKTKKGLMIFGGAHGFNIFDPKSINIVKSKPQLLFTDFQLFNKSVAAGDTVNGNIVLKSSIADTKELTLTHNENDFSIEFADCDYFNPDKIVYQYKLDGFDKQWLSAPNDIRKATYTNLDAGDYVFKVRASNINDPKNSSTIALNIKVLPPFWKSPIAYAIYFLSVICLLFYIRHKGILKLKREFKIRQDKLESERKIAQEREEARRMHELDLMKIKFFTNVSHEFRTPLSLIISPIDNLIKGIDDPGQKHHLTMIKRNGRRLLNLVNQLLDFRKMEFKELKLNLSKGDIIQFIKEVSASFTDIADQNHVDYLIESDIESVIIKFDRDKIERVLFNLLSNAFKFTASGGNVSVFISLVKDNAVDDEQQLLEIKVIDTGIGIPKEIHDKVFERFFQDNMPESLLNQGSGIGLSITREFVKMHGGEISIESEPGNGTCFTVQLPVDVEYEKSTPVAEQPAIAKPEESSRITSKKPVILLIEDNDDLRFYLKDNLKHNFTIVEAVNGKDGWQKALALHPNLIVSDVSMPEMNGIDLCKKIKGDKRTEHIPIILLTALTDEENQLAGLTNGANDYISKPFNFQILLSKINGILLMQKTLKKTYQKQVEVNAPDIAVVSEDERFLKNVFSCIEKNITNPNFSVEELSRQLSTSRISLYKRMLSLTGKTPVDCIRTIRLKRAVQLLEKSKLNIAGVAYESGFNNPNYFSKVFKDEYGMLPSEYVTQMRNKEKEIFEEVD; encoded by the coding sequence ATGCGTTTTAAAATTTACGCCGTACTTATACTGTATATTTTAATCCAACAAAAGGTGTCGGCCCAAAATCCGGTATACCAGTTTTCTCATCTGGATATTACTGACGGGCTTTCAATTAACCAGGTAAGCAGCATTTATAAAGACTCCAAAGGGTTTATGTGGTTTGGTACCATTGCGGGCCTTAACAGGTACGATGGGTATAAATTTAAAGTATTTAAACACTCGGCGGGCGACCCCAGCTCTCTTTCCGATAATTCTGTAGGAGCAATTTTTGAGGGCCCTGAAAGAAAACTATGGATTAAAACCAATAGCGGCTTATGTGTTTATAACCCCGTAACCGAAAAGTTTTCAAATGTGATTGTTTATGAACTCACAAAGTATAATGTTTTAACTGACCAGGTTACCACTATCAGGAAAGATAAAGAAGGCAATTTCTGGTTTTTAACAAACGACAGGGGTTTGTATTGCTATCATCCCAAAAACAACTCAACTGCTTTTTTTAGCAGTGCAGCCAATTCCAGTGTGAAACTGCATTCAAATATAGTAACGGATGTTGTTGAAGACAGCCACGGCTTATTTTGGCTTATTTACAGTGATGGCGTAATTGATCAGTTTGACATTCATAAAAATAAAATTATTTCAAGCTCAGGTATCCTGGCGAAGGCCAACAATAAAAGGTATGAGGTTTATTCCGGAACATTTGATAACAACAGTAATTTGTGGATCTGTGCGGCAGGCAGCCCTATAGGCGTTTACCGTTATCATACAAACACAGGCACACTTGATCATTTTAATACGGAGTCAGCAGATATAAAGCTTAATTATAATGTAATTAACAATATTATACTGAGTGACGATAATAAAATATGGATAGGTACCGATCATGGCGGCATTAACCTGTACGACCCGGTCAGCAATAGTATTCAATATCTTTTAAACAGGGAAGACGATGCAAAATCCCTGAAAGGGAACACTGTTGAGCTTTATAAAGATAATACCGGCATCATTTGGGCCGGTACATTTAAACAGGGGGTTAGTTATTATCATAAAAGCATCATCCAGTTCCCGCTTGTGCGTAAGTTTCTGTCAGACAATAAAAGTTTGCCATTTGAGGATGTAGATTGCTTTGCCGATGATGCCAATGGGAATTTATGGATCGGGACAAATGGGGGAGGGTTGATCAATTATAATTCCGTCACTAAAAAATATACCCAGTTCAAACATAACCCCAATGATGCAAACAGTTTAACCAATGATGTGGTGATCCGTTTATGCATTGACCATGAACATAAGCTTTGGATAGGCACCTATTTTGGAGGACTGGATTGTTTTGACGGAAATAAGTTTACCCATTACCGGCATAATGACAATATACCGTCAAGTATTTCGGATGACAGGGTTTATACCATCATAGAAGATTCATCAAATAAATTGTGGGTAGGCACTTTTGCAGGCAGTATTAATATTTTTAACAGAGAGACCAATAGCTTTTTACATCCAAATTATCAAATGCTGTCTAATTATACAGCAGTTATTTATGAGGACAAACAAAAAAATATTTGGATAGGGCGCGACAAAGGGTTAGACTTTATTGAAAAAGGGAAAAATAAGGCGAAACACTATTTTAATCAGCCTAAAAACCCCAATAGTTTAGTAGCCAATGATGTAAACTGCATTATACAAGACAAGGAAGGATTATTCTGGATAGGTACTAAAGGCGGTTTAAGTGTTTTTAATACGCAGACCAATGAATTTCATAACCTGGATGAAACAAAAGGGCTGCCTGGAAACAACGTGTTAAACGTGTTGGAGGATAAAGATGGATCAATATGGATCAGCACAAAAAATGGGCTGGCCCGGATAAATTATGTGCAAACCGGCAATAGTTATAAGTTTCAGATCAATAAGTTTGATGAATTTGACGGCTTGCAGGGAAAAGAATTTAATGCATGCGCTGCCTTTAAAACAAAAAAGGGCCTGATGATATTTGGCGGAGCACATGGCTTTAATATTTTCGATCCAAAAAGTATCAATATTGTAAAAAGTAAGCCCCAATTATTGTTTACCGATTTTCAGTTATTTAATAAAAGTGTTGCCGCAGGGGATACCGTTAATGGTAACATTGTATTGAAGAGTTCAATAGCCGATACAAAAGAGCTGACGTTAACTCATAACGAAAATGATTTTAGCATTGAATTTGCCGATTGTGATTATTTTAATCCGGATAAGATTGTTTATCAATATAAATTGGATGGATTTGATAAGCAATGGCTTTCGGCTCCAAATGATATACGCAAGGCAACTTATACGAATTTGGATGCCGGCGACTATGTATTTAAAGTAAGAGCCAGTAATATTAACGATCCTAAAAACAGCAGCACTATTGCACTTAATATTAAAGTATTGCCGCCATTCTGGAAGTCGCCGATTGCCTACGCCATTTATTTCCTCTCTGTTATATGCCTGTTGTTTTACATCAGGCACAAAGGCATATTGAAATTAAAACGCGAATTTAAGATCAGGCAGGATAAACTGGAATCTGAGCGTAAAATTGCCCAGGAACGTGAAGAAGCCAGGCGGATGCATGAACTCGACCTGATGAAGATAAAGTTCTTTACCAATGTGAGTCACGAATTCAGGACACCTTTATCATTAATTATATCGCCAATTGATAATTTAATTAAAGGAATCGATGATCCCGGGCAAAAGCATCATTTAACAATGATCAAAAGAAACGGCAGGCGCCTGTTAAACCTGGTTAATCAGTTGCTGGATTTCAGGAAGATGGAGTTTAAGGAATTGAAGTTAAATTTGAGCAAGGGAGATATCATCCAATTTATAAAGGAGGTATCTGCTTCCTTTACCGATATTGCTGACCAAAACCATGTGGATTACTTAATTGAGAGCGACATAGAATCGGTGATCATTAAGTTTGACAGGGACAAAATTGAACGGGTGCTATTTAATCTGCTTTCAAACGCCTTTAAATTCACGGCTTCAGGTGGTAATGTAAGCGTTTTTATTAGCCTTGTTAAAGACAACGCAGTTGATGATGAGCAACAGCTTTTAGAAATAAAAGTAATTGATACAGGCATAGGTATACCGAAAGAAATACATGATAAAGTTTTTGAGCGCTTTTTTCAGGACAATATGCCCGAAAGTTTGTTGAACCAGGGCAGCGGGATCGGCTTGTCAATCACGAGGGAATTTGTTAAAATGCACGGCGGAGAAATCAGCATTGAAAGTGAACCCGGAAACGGCACTTGTTTTACCGTTCAATTGCCGGTAGATGTAGAATATGAAAAGAGCACTCCGGTAGCTGAACAGCCCGCGATAGCTAAACCCGAGGAAAGTTCGCGTATCACATCCAAGAAGCCTGTTATTTTGTTGATTGAAGATAATGACGACCTTAGGTTTTATTTAAAGGATAACCTGAAACATAACTTCACTATTGTTGAGGCTGTAAACGGTAAAGATGGCTGGCAAAAAGCGCTTGCCTTGCACCCCAACCTGATAGTGAGCGATGTAAGTATGCCGGAGATGAATGGGATCGATCTGTGCAAAAAAATAAAAGGTGATAAACGTACGGAGCATATTCCTATTATTTTACTGACCGCATTAACTGATGAAGAAAACCAGCTTGCGGGCCTTACCAATGGTGCTAATGATTATATCAGCAAGCCCTTTAACTTCCAAATATTGCTTTCAAAAATCAACGGCATTTTGCTGATGCAAAAGACTTTGAAAAAAACCTACCAGAAGCAGGTTGAAGTTAATGCACCGGATATAGCGGTTGTATCGGAAGATGAAAGGTTTTTGAAGAATGTTTTTTCGTGTATCGAGAAGAATATCACCAACCCGAATTTCTCTGTCGAGGAGTTGAGCCGCCAGTTGTCAACGAGCCGGATCTCACTTTATAAACGGATGTTATCCCTTACCGGTAAAACGCCGGTTGATTGTATCCGGACCATTCGCTTAAAAAGAGCGGTTCAGTTACTTGAAAAGAGTAAACTTAATATCGCCGGCGTTGCCTATGAGTCAGGCTTTAATAACCCTAATTATTTTTCGAAGGTGTTTAAAGATGAATACGGCATGCTGCCTTCAGAATACGTTACCCAAATGCGTAATAAGGAAAAAGAGATATTTGAAGAAGTTGATTGA
- a CDS encoding glycoside hydrolase family 31 protein: protein MLNKNFKSARQKACSFLIVLIYAASAYNAKAAVKSYKKEADGITIKLNTGLIKIKICADDIVEVKYTILNAFPPKTSLVVNNTWAKNTPFKVSEQKGGIVITTLKLRIVIDKVTNAITYKDINGKIITGEAAAGNKSLTEATVAGIKTYSISTQFNSPKDEALFGLGCHPEDTLSINYKGRNQQMLIKYMTGAIPVLLSTKGYGLLWDNYSASDFYGAEAGNTQFKYVSESGKEVDYYFFYGPDFDHIIDSYRTATGAAPMYPKWAFGLFQSQDRYKTQAEVLGVKDGYRNNHIPVDAIVQDWFWWSPAPIGSHIMNHDRYPDPKAMVNELHKANFHAMISVWPLFGDGSANYEAQKKNGFLTSIKWDNFFAHTFDTYYDAHNPKARDLYWAQARDSVVKRFDWDAWWVDQCEPDNGSLLDERRKADFSVGKGIDYFNTYALEHAKGLYKGWRSDMTGKRAFFLVRQAFAGSQRSATTLWSSDITTTFKAFKSQVPQGINACASGIPYWTSDIGGYLSRVDPDGIPAWSEPKNRELFTRWFQFGAFSPIFRIHGKGERALFSNNWDQPTKDILLKFDNLRYRLLPYIYSLSARVTMHNYTIMRSLAFDFRNDANVYSIPDQFMFGPAFMVNPVTDQLYTGAGEAKAKIRKVYLPKATWFDFWTGKTLAGGRTIEAESPISILPLYVKAGSVIPMAPEVEYATQKTAKPFELRIYPGANGKFTIYEDENDNYNYEKGKYALFTINWNDKLRQVSITDTKGTYKGLKKYRTFNIVLVGPAHGTGEAVTENADKTIVYNGKSLTVKI, encoded by the coding sequence ATGCTTAACAAGAACTTTAAGTCTGCCAGGCAAAAAGCCTGCAGTTTTTTGATTGTACTCATTTATGCAGCGTCAGCATATAATGCCAAAGCGGCTGTTAAATCGTACAAGAAAGAAGCTGACGGTATAACCATAAAACTCAATACCGGGCTCATCAAAATAAAGATTTGTGCCGACGATATTGTTGAGGTTAAGTACACCATCTTGAATGCCTTCCCCCCCAAAACATCGCTTGTTGTTAATAATACCTGGGCAAAAAATACGCCCTTTAAAGTAAGTGAACAAAAAGGCGGGATCGTTATTACTACGCTTAAACTGAGAATTGTTATCGATAAGGTAACTAACGCTATTACTTATAAAGATATTAACGGGAAGATAATAACCGGCGAGGCCGCGGCCGGTAATAAGTCTCTTACTGAAGCCACCGTTGCAGGGATAAAAACCTATAGCATAAGTACACAGTTCAATTCGCCGAAGGATGAAGCACTGTTTGGTTTGGGCTGCCATCCTGAAGATACGCTTTCCATCAATTACAAAGGACGTAACCAGCAAATGCTGATCAAATACATGACCGGCGCTATCCCTGTTTTACTCTCAACAAAAGGTTACGGCCTTTTATGGGATAACTATTCGGCCTCAGATTTTTATGGCGCCGAAGCTGGTAACACCCAATTTAAATATGTATCGGAAAGCGGCAAGGAAGTAGATTATTATTTTTTTTACGGCCCCGATTTTGATCATATCATTGATTCGTACCGCACGGCAACAGGTGCCGCTCCTATGTATCCAAAATGGGCTTTCGGGCTTTTTCAATCGCAGGACAGGTATAAAACACAGGCCGAGGTTTTAGGTGTGAAGGATGGTTACCGTAATAACCATATCCCGGTAGATGCTATTGTACAGGATTGGTTCTGGTGGTCACCCGCTCCGATCGGTTCTCACATCATGAACCATGACCGGTACCCCGATCCGAAAGCAATGGTCAACGAACTGCACAAGGCAAATTTCCATGCGATGATCTCCGTCTGGCCGTTGTTTGGCGATGGTAGCGCGAATTACGAAGCGCAAAAGAAAAACGGCTTTTTAACCAGCATAAAATGGGATAATTTTTTCGCCCATACTTTTGATACCTATTATGATGCCCATAACCCCAAAGCCAGGGACCTTTATTGGGCACAGGCCCGTGATAGCGTAGTAAAGCGGTTTGACTGGGATGCCTGGTGGGTTGACCAATGCGAGCCTGACAATGGGTCATTGCTTGATGAGCGCCGCAAAGCCGATTTTTCAGTTGGAAAAGGTATTGACTATTTTAATACCTATGCCCTGGAGCATGCCAAAGGTCTTTATAAGGGTTGGAGAAGCGATATGACCGGCAAACGTGCTTTCTTTTTGGTACGGCAGGCGTTTGCAGGATCACAACGGAGTGCAACAACGCTTTGGTCATCAGATATTACTACAACTTTTAAAGCCTTTAAAAGCCAGGTACCACAGGGTATAAATGCCTGTGCCTCCGGTATTCCATACTGGACATCGGACATTGGCGGTTATTTATCAAGGGTAGATCCGGACGGCATCCCTGCCTGGTCTGAGCCTAAAAACAGGGAGTTGTTTACCCGCTGGTTCCAGTTTGGCGCATTCTCACCCATCTTCCGCATTCACGGTAAAGGCGAAAGGGCGCTGTTCTCAAATAACTGGGACCAACCTACCAAAGATATTTTGCTGAAATTCGATAACCTGCGTTACCGCTTGTTGCCTTACATATATTCCCTTTCAGCCAGGGTAACGATGCATAACTATACCATAATGCGTTCGCTGGCCTTTGATTTCAGGAATGATGCAAATGTTTACAGTATACCTGATCAATTTATGTTTGGCCCGGCATTTATGGTAAACCCGGTTACTGATCAATTATATACAGGCGCCGGTGAAGCAAAAGCAAAAATCCGCAAAGTATACCTGCCAAAGGCCACATGGTTTGATTTCTGGACGGGTAAAACCCTCGCCGGCGGAAGAACAATTGAGGCCGAATCGCCCATCAGTATTTTGCCGCTATATGTAAAAGCAGGCTCTGTTATACCAATGGCGCCTGAAGTGGAATATGCAACCCAAAAAACAGCAAAACCTTTTGAATTACGCATTTACCCCGGCGCAAATGGCAAGTTTACCATTTATGAAGATGAAAACGACAACTACAATTACGAGAAAGGTAAATACGCCCTTTTTACTATTAACTGGAATGATAAACTGCGCCAGGTTAGTATAACTGATACAAAAGGTACTTACAAAGGGTTAAAAAAGTACCGGACTTTCAATATAGTATTGGTTGGCCCTGCACATGGGACAGGGGAAGCTGTTACCGAAAATGCGGATAAGACAATTGTATACAACGGGAAATCATTAACAGTAAAAATATAA
- a CDS encoding Y-family DNA polymerase, whose amino-acid sequence MQKRFMVIWFRHLTTDWLTLRRPELKDIPFVFAAPERNRIIITAANPLAEAQGVYRGMAAADAKAITNNLQILNHLPGKEAKLLRLLGLWCIRYTPIVAVDLPDGLILDISGCTHLWGSEREYLKEIVLKLRTQGYDARAAIADTIGAAWAVARFGKITPIIKTGMQAEALLPLPPAALRLEPLVLEKLQKLGFSTIKSFMQIPRTVLRRRFGEGLLLKLSQALGMEDEVITPLIPPVPYAERLPCLEPIKTAKGIEIAITQLLEGLCTRLQAEGKGVRKAVLKCYRIDGKMVQAGISTNRGSHSVSHLFKLFELQISKIEPALGIELFLLEASKVEDIEVLQEKIWTGKPGLQDNSLAELLDRVAGKVGAHTIHRYLPAEHYWPERSIRPAVSLSETPATQWRTDRPRPLRLLRRPEQVEVMALLPDYPPKIFTYKGRRHIVEKADGPERIEREWWLEKGEHRDYYAVEDSEGQRYWLFRLGHYDAEPEWYLHGFFA is encoded by the coding sequence ATGCAAAAACGTTTCATGGTCATATGGTTTCGTCACCTGACGACAGACTGGCTGACCCTTAGAAGGCCGGAACTAAAGGATATACCTTTTGTTTTTGCAGCGCCCGAACGTAACCGTATCATCATCACTGCCGCTAATCCCCTGGCCGAAGCCCAGGGCGTTTATCGCGGCATGGCGGCGGCAGATGCCAAAGCCATCACCAACAACTTACAGATACTGAATCATTTACCAGGCAAAGAAGCAAAGCTATTACGGCTATTAGGTTTGTGGTGCATCCGTTACACGCCTATTGTGGCTGTTGATTTGCCCGATGGGCTGATCCTTGACATTTCGGGCTGCACACACTTATGGGGCAGTGAGCGGGAATATTTGAAAGAAATAGTTTTGAAATTGCGCACGCAGGGCTATGATGCACGGGCAGCCATAGCTGATACTATTGGCGCAGCATGGGCGGTTGCCCGTTTCGGAAAAATAACGCCCATTATTAAAACCGGCATGCAGGCGGAGGCCCTGCTCCCCTTGCCTCCTGCGGCGCTCCGGTTAGAACCCCTGGTGTTGGAAAAGCTGCAAAAATTAGGCTTCAGCACCATCAAAAGTTTTATGCAAATCCCCCGCACTGTATTGCGCAGGCGGTTTGGAGAAGGGCTTTTATTAAAACTGTCACAAGCCTTAGGCATGGAAGATGAGGTGATTACGCCTTTGATCCCGCCCGTTCCTTATGCTGAACGCTTACCTTGTTTAGAGCCGATTAAAACCGCAAAAGGGATTGAGATCGCCATAACGCAATTATTAGAAGGTTTATGTACAAGATTACAGGCTGAAGGCAAAGGAGTGCGAAAAGCGGTGCTTAAATGTTACCGGATAGATGGTAAAATGGTGCAGGCAGGTATCAGCACAAACCGCGGTTCGCACAGCGTTTCCCATTTATTTAAACTGTTTGAATTACAAATCAGTAAAATCGAACCAGCTTTAGGCATAGAATTATTCCTGCTGGAAGCATCAAAGGTGGAGGATATTGAGGTGCTGCAGGAAAAAATATGGACCGGAAAGCCCGGCTTACAGGATAACAGCCTTGCTGAATTATTAGACAGGGTAGCCGGTAAAGTTGGCGCACATACCATTCACCGGTACCTGCCTGCCGAGCATTACTGGCCCGAACGCTCGATCAGGCCAGCGGTTTCCCTGTCAGAAACGCCGGCAACCCAATGGCGGACTGACAGGCCGCGTCCACTGCGGCTGCTTCGCCGCCCCGAGCAGGTTGAAGTAATGGCGCTATTGCCTGATTATCCGCCAAAAATATTTACCTATAAAGGCAGGCGGCATATAGTTGAAAAAGCCGACGGGCCTGAGCGTATTGAGCGCGAATGGTGGCTGGAGAAGGGTGAACACCGGGATTATTATGCAGTGGAAGATTCGGAGGGGCAACGTTACTGGCTGTTTAGGCTGGGGCATTACGATGCGGAACCGGAATGGTATTTACATGGATTTTTTGCCTGA
- a CDS encoding AraC family transcriptional regulator, translating into MYNTTNTQKVMRETTSLNAGDCFTISSRVKKDFDFPLHYHDEYELNLIINAKGAKRIVGGSIGVIDDMELVFIGPNIYHAWFLHQCTSTEIQEVTIQFHKDLFDENFLNRNQASILKNMFNNAQLGILFSRETTKGLVNRILDLNQKSRFDAVLELLSILHSLSVSSNIKLLSDTGFSDQNFCFKSRRIEKVFEYMHNNYDKQITLADVARVANMPQVSFSRFIKKRTGKTFIESLNEIRLGHASRMLIDTEAHIAGIAYKCGFNNISNFNRIFKRKKQCIPREFREAYSNGRSFYI; encoded by the coding sequence ATGTATAATACAACAAACACACAAAAAGTAATGCGCGAAACAACATCCTTAAACGCGGGTGATTGTTTTACCATTTCTTCGAGGGTGAAAAAGGATTTTGATTTTCCCCTGCATTATCATGATGAATATGAACTTAACCTTATTATAAATGCCAAAGGTGCAAAGCGCATTGTTGGCGGTAGTATAGGGGTTATTGATGATATGGAGCTTGTTTTTATCGGCCCCAATATTTACCATGCCTGGTTTTTACACCAATGTACATCAACCGAAATACAGGAAGTAACCATTCAGTTTCATAAAGACCTTTTCGACGAAAATTTTTTAAACAGAAACCAGGCCAGTATACTTAAAAATATGTTTAACAATGCCCAATTGGGAATTCTCTTTTCGCGGGAGACCACGAAGGGGCTTGTAAACAGGATTTTGGATCTGAACCAAAAAAGCAGGTTTGATGCAGTTTTGGAATTGCTATCTATACTTCACTCTTTATCGGTTTCCTCAAATATTAAATTACTGTCAGATACGGGCTTTTCGGATCAGAACTTCTGCTTTAAAAGCAGGCGGATCGAAAAAGTATTTGAATATATGCACAACAACTACGATAAGCAAATAACGCTTGCCGATGTTGCCCGCGTAGCCAATATGCCCCAGGTGTCCTTCAGCCGGTTTATTAAAAAAAGAACCGGTAAAACTTTTATCGAAAGCCTTAATGAGATCAGACTGGGTCACGCATCAAGGATGTTGATTGATACCGAGGCACATATAGCCGGCATAGCCTACAAATGCGGCTTTAATAACATATCCAATTTTAACCGGATTTTTAAACGTAAAAAACAATGTATCCCGCGTGAATTCAGGGAGGCATATAGTAATGGAAGGAGTTTTTATATATAA